A window of the Diabrotica undecimpunctata isolate CICGRU chromosome 1, icDiaUnde3, whole genome shotgun sequence genome harbors these coding sequences:
- the LOC140438245 gene encoding uncharacterized protein — MTVVLERANNVRIPLNKLRKSLNIVLKRKNLVKEQRVAKVYLTKMDLESAGTSNGVPPKKKFKYSIGKDSYKSSLASLPKVVLQRIFSYLDVRSIQNCAILCSTFYNLSKDSSLYKTLNLNYEMSPQAIEYYISKVTNPDTIEILYENEQSKDEDTTWFDTSIVKVLRNCGDSIVTLKIENCRNEEVLLNIAECINLEKIILYKCKSTFSSLLSLCTLRSIHFASCHFPVKIVKEVIKNNVDLVYLHLSNNVNVNPNEVCEMMSMENLGLKEIHLSERKTLKAKSLRTLARLTNLRKLELMSSAGFDCNPEDSLELLAAGCTYLEKLCIHNWKEINDSNFIPAIRMFTQLKTLELRGTSITVKSCREAVLSLPLLETLDVVKCQRIKKAQLLLLRKDFNDLEIPIE, encoded by the exons ATGACAGTGGTATTGGAAAGAGCCAATAATGTTAGAATCCCCTTAAACAAACTAAGGAAATCACTAAACATAGTGTTAAAGCGCAAAAATTTGGTGAAAGAACAAAGAGTAGCCAAAGTTTACTTAACTAAAATGGATCTAGAAAGTGCAGGGACCAGTAATGGTGTGCCTCCAAAGAAGAAATTTAAATATAGTATTGGAAAAGATAGTTATAAATCATCTTTAGCGAGTTTACCT AAAGTGGTTTTACAAAGGATATTTTCATATTTGGATGTGAGGTCTATACAAAATTGTGCAATCCTGTGCTCAACATTCTACAATTTATCGAAAGATAGTTCtttatataaaacattaaatttaaat TATGAGATGTCTCCCCAAGCtatagaatattatatttcaaaagtTACAAACCCAGACACCATAGAAATATTGTATGAAAATGAGCAGAGCAAAGATGAGGATACGACATGGTTTGATACTTCCATTGTCAA GGTATTGAGGAATTGTGGTGACAGTATTGTAACTTTGAAAATAGAAAATTGCAGGAATGAAGAAGTATTATTGAACATAGCAGAATGTATAAATTTGGAAA AGATAATCCTTTACAAATGTAAAAGTACTTTTAGCTCACTGTTGTCTCTATGTACACTGAGGAGCATACATTTTGCTTCATGTCATTTTCCTGTAAAGATTGTGaaagaagtaataaaaaataatgtagaCTTAGTATATCTTCATTTAT CAAATAACGTGAATGTCAATCCTAACGAGGTATGTGAGATGATGTCAATGGAAAATCTGGGTCTCAAAGAGATCCATTTGAGCGAGAGAAAGACGTTGAAGGCAAAGAGCCTGAGGACGCTAGCAAGACTGACTAATTTAAGAAAACTCGAATTGATGTCCAGTGCCGGCTTTGATTGCAATCCTGAGGATTCTTTGGAGCTGTTGGCAGCTGGTTGCACATATCTGGAAAA ATTGTGTATCCACAATTGGAAAGAAATAAATGATTCAAACTTCATACCTGCCATACGGATGTTCACTCAGTTAAAAACTTTAGAGTTAAGAGGTACTAGTATAACTGTGAAGAGCTGTCGAGAAGCAGTCCTCAGTTTGCCATTGTTAGAGACTTTGGATGTGGTTAAATGCCAAAGGATAAAAAAAGCACAG cTACTACTACTTAGGAAAGACTTTAATGATTTAGAAATACCGATAGAATAA